DNA sequence from the Chitinispirillales bacterium genome:
ACTGCCGATGGAAGTTACAGAAGAGGGAATCGTTACCGAAGTCAAGCCGCTGCAATAGGAAAAAGCGGAACTGCCGATGGAAGTTACAGAAGAGGGAATCGTTACCGAAGTCAAGCCGCTGCAATCGTAAAAAGCGTAACTGCCGATGGAAGTTACAGAAGAGGGAATCGTTACCGAAGTCAAGCCGCTGCAATCGTAAAAAGCGTAACTGCCGATAGAAGTTACCGAATCACCAATAACTGCTTTGGTAATACTGTTTTTATAAAAATACCATGGCGCAGTAATACTATAATTCGGCATCGCCCCCCCTCCACTAATCGTCAACGTTCCATCCGAAATACTCCACGTTAGCGGACCCGTCTTTCCGCTTTGTCCGAATACCGCCGCCACTGACACCAACATCGCCGCCACAACGGCAAAAATTTTACTTCTATCAAACATATAAACTCCCTCTCATTAATTCTTTAATATTACAAACCCCAGCGTGCATACAAAGTTACATTTCCCGTTACCGAATACAAAGCAAACGCGTCACCCGCCTTTGCGCCGCCCGCCGCCGCAGTAAACCACCCCTGAAATACAAAACCTTCCTTAGACGAAGACGGAAGACTTACGCTTTCTCCGTATTTCGCCGGTTTGTCTGCACAACCGCTTCCACCCTGAACGTCAAATGTTATCGTGTATTCGTTAGGTATCCATTGGGCGTATAGAGTTATATTGCCGCTGTGCGTATATGAAGCGTTTGCGCCGCCCGCCTTTGTTCCCCCTGTTACCGCGTCATACCAGCCGTCAAGCGTGTAGTTAGCTTTACTTGTCGCAGGAAGCGTTACACTGCTTCCCGCCGCTACGGTAATCGTAGTACATGCCGTTCCGCCCTGTGCGTCAAAGGATATTCTTTGAGCCCAGTGAGCGTATAAGGTTATGTCTCCGTTGAAATCTATATTCATATCTTCGTCGCCCATATAAAGCGCATCCGCGTTACCCGCTTTCGTTCCGCCGGTAATCGCGTCATACCAGCCGTCAAACACATAACCGCTTTTATTTGCTTTGGGAAGTTTTATGTTTTTGCCGTATTGTTCGGTTTTTGCAGGACAATTATCTCCGCCTTGTGTGTCAAACGATATTCTTTTTATCCAGTGAGCGTACATAGTAATACTTCCGGTAACGGTGTAACCGTCGCCGTTGTCGCCCAGAAACGCGCCGCCCAAACCTGCGTTATACCAGCCGTCAAAAGTATATTTTCTCTTGCTTGGCATCGGAAGAATTATATTTTCTCCGCTCTTCTTTGATATTGGAGGACAATCGTCGCCCAATTGTGTGTTAAACGAAACCGTGCAGT
Encoded proteins:
- a CDS encoding leucine-rich repeat domain-containing protein, with protein sequence MFDRSKIFAVVAAMLVSVAAVFGQSGKTGPLTWSISDGTLTISGGGAMPNYSITAPWYFYKNSITKAVIGDSVTSIGSYAFYDCSGLTSVTIPSSVTSIGSYAFYDCSGLTSVTIPSSVTSIGSSAFSYCSGLTSVTIPSSVTSIGS
- a CDS encoding InlB B-repeat-containing protein, giving the protein MLKKDKFLKVMIAAVLFFTACSDVDKGDYTIFSHCTVSFNTQLGDDCPPISKKSGENIILPMPSKRKYTFDGWYNAGLGGAFLGDNGDGYTVTGSITMYAHWIKRISFDTQGGDNCPAKTEQYGKNIKLPKANKSGYVFDGWYDAITGGTKAGNADALYMGDEDMNIDFNGDITLYAHWAQRISFDAQGGTACTTITVAAGSSVTLPATSKANYTLDGWYDAVTGGTKAGGANASYTHSGNITLYAQWIPNEYTITFDVQGGSGCADKPAKYGESVSLPSSSKEGFVFQGWFTAAAGGAKAGDAFALYSVTGNVTLYARWGL